A single window of Salvia splendens isolate huo1 chromosome 6, SspV2, whole genome shotgun sequence DNA harbors:
- the LOC121809458 gene encoding WD-40 repeat-containing protein MSI1: MGKDEDEMRGEIEERLVNEEYKIWKKNTPFLYDLVITHALEWPSLTVEWLPDRQEPPGKDYSVQKMILGTHTSENEPNYLMVAQAQLPLEDAENDARQYEDERSEFGGFGCANGKVQIIQQINHDGEVNRARYMPQNPFIIATKTVSAEVYVFDYSKHPSKPPLDGACNPDLRLRGHSTEGYGLSWSQFKQGHLLSGSDDAQICLWDINATPKNKALDAMQIFKIHEGVVEDVAWHLRHEYLFGSVGDDQYLHIWDLRNPSMSKPAQSVVAHQSEVNCLAFNPFNEWILATGSTDKTVKLFDMRKLSTALHTFDCHKEEVFQVGWNPKNETILASCCLGRRLMIWDLSRIDEEQTPEDAEDGPPELLFIHGGHTSKISDFSWNPCEDWVVASVAEDNILQIWQMAENIYHDEDDLPGDDSTKAS, translated from the exons ATGGGGAAAGACGAGGACGAAATGCGTGGGGAAATCGAGGAGCGCCTTGTCAACGAGGAGTACAAGATTTGGAAGAAGAACACCCCCTTTCTGTACGATCTGGTAATCACCCACGCCCTCGAATGGCCATCCCTCACCGTCGAGTGGCTGCCCGACCGCCAGGAGCCTCCGGGTAAGGATTACTCCGTCCAGAAGATGATCCTCGGCACCCACACCTCCGAGAATGAGCCCAATTATTTGATGGTGGCTCAGGCTCAGCTGCCCCTCGAGGATGCTGAGAATGATGCTCGCCAGTACGAAGATGAGCGCTCTGAATTCGGCGGTTTCGGCTGCGCTAATGGCAAG GTGCAAATCATTCAGCAAATTAATCATGATGGGGAAGTGAATCGTGCTCGCTATATGCCTCAAAACCCGTTTATTATTGCCACTAAGACTGTTAGTGCAGAAGTTTATGTCTTTGATTATAGCAAGCATCCTTCTAAGCCTCCGTTGGATGGTGCGTGCAACCCTGATTTGAGGCTTAGGGGCCATAGTACCGAGGGATATGGTTTATCATGGAGCCAGTTCAAGCAGGGTCATTTGTTGAGTGGTTCAGATGATGCCCAAATATGTTTATGGGACATAAATGCGACTCCAAAGAATAAGGCTTTAGATGCAATGCAAATTTTCAAG ATTCATGAAGGCGTGGTTGAAGATGTAGCGTGGCATCTTAGGCATGAATACTTGTTTGGGTCTGTTGGAGACGATCAGTATTTGCACATATGGGATCTTCGTAATCCATCAATGAGCAAGCCTGCACAATCTGTAGTTGCTCATCAGAGTGAG GTAAACTGCTTAGCCTTCAATCCATTTAACGAGTGGATTTTAGCAACCGGGTCTACTGACAAGACTGTTAAATTATTTGATATGCGAAAGCTTTCTACTGCCCTCCACACCTTTGATTGCCACAA GGAGGAGGTTTTCCAGGTTGGATGGAACCCAAAAAACGAGACCATCTTAGCTTCTTGTTGTCTTGGTAGGAGATTAATGATCTGGGATCTTAGCAG GATTGACGAAGAACAAACACCAGAGGATGCGGAGGATGGGCCACCAGAGTTGTTATTCATTCATGGTGGTCATACAAGCAAGATTTCAGACTTTTCATGGAATCCATGTGAGGACTGGGTTGTTGCTAGTGTGGCCGAAGATAATATACTGCAAATTTGGCAGATGGCAGAAAACATCTACCACGACGAAGATGATCTGCCAGGGGATGATTCTACCAAAGCTTCCTAG